The Candidatus Methylacidiphilales bacterium genome includes the window TTCATCGACCAGCCGGCCACCGAACAGGAAGTGCAGGACTTCCTCCAATCGTGCCGCGTCGACGCCTCCGCTCCCCATCCTTCGGTTGAAACTTTCCTCCACGCCCTCTGTCAAGAAATCGGCGGCGCCAAATGGGTGGGCCACACCCACACCGAATCGATGATCTCCATCCTGGCCAGCCAGGCCGGGGCGCAGCCTTTCCTCCGCCACATCTATCCCGACGTCATTGTGGTCTGTGGCCGTCACATCGCCGTCGTTCCCTACGTCGACCCCGGCCTGGAACTGGCCCGGGTGGTGCGGGAGGAGTTGGTGCGTTTCAAAGCAAAGCACGGCAAGGGCCCCAAACTCGTCCTCATGGTCAACCACGGGCCGGTCGCCCTCGGCCAGACGGAAAAGGAAGTCTTCAACATCCTCCTCATGGCCGACAAGTGGGCCCGCGCCCTCAACGGCATGGCCGCCTGGGGCGGACCCAAGTATCTGGAGGAATCCGACTCCGACCGGATCGACAACCGCCTCGACGAGCACTTCCGCCGGAAACAAATCCTCCAGCAGAAGTCCTGATCACCCGACTACCTATCGCGTCATTCCCTGCAACAACCCGATCAGGTGCGGCAGGAGCTGTTTCTTGCGCGACACCACGCCCTGCAATTCGAAGACGCCACCCTCCAGCTTGGGATAGTCGATCGCCTCGATGACGCGGGGCTCGCCCGCGGCCAGCATCACGCTCACGTGCTGGCTGATGTCGGTGATGAACAGGCAGGCGAAATCGAGTTTTCTTTCACCCACCAATGCCTCCAGGGCCTGTTGCAGCTCGGCCTTCCGCGCCCAGAAACGCTCCAGCCCCAGTTCTTCCACCTGGGCCACGGCAAATTTCCATCCACCCTCGCTGAAATCCTTGCAGTCGCCGCGCACCACTTCGGCCGCCGTCTTCACCTGCAGGACGGAACCCTCGGCAAAAAACCGCTCAGCATAGGCCTTGAGATCCCGTCCCGCTACCTCACCCAGCCAGGCCAGCAATTCCCGGTCCTCTTGGGTCGTGGTGGGCGAGGTCAGGTAGAGCGTGTCGGAGATCACCCCCGTGGCGAGGCAGAGCGCGATGTCAGGCCCGGGGGTCAGCCCGCGTTGGCGGAACTGCTTGGCCACCAGCGACGAGGTCGATCCGAGGGGCTCGTTGATGAAGCGGATCGGCTCACGCGTGACGAGGTTTCCGCCCAGCCGGTGGTGGTCCAACACCTCAAGAATTTCCGCCTGCTCCACCCCGTTGACTGCCTGGCCGAATTCGTTGTGGTCGACCAGGATCAACTTGGTCAGCGGCGGATTGACCAGATCGGACTTGGAAAAGACACCCACCAGTTGGTCGGATTCATCAACCACGGGGAAGAGGGTCACCGCGGTGGTGGCGGCCAGCGCCCGGATCTTCTCGATCGGGTCCCCCGGAGCGAAACGCACAAAATCCTTCTGCAACGCATGCGTGACCCGCTTGGAACATTTGATCAGGATCGTTGTTGTCGCGGTGTCGTGAGGGGAAATCAGCACGGCCACTCCCTTGGCTTTGGCATGCGCGAGAATGTTCGGCTCAATCTCATACCCACTGGTGACGATCAAGGCCCGAACGCCGAAGTCGATCGCCGGCTTCTGGATGGTGGGGCGGTTCCCGGTCACGAGGATGGTGCGCTCGAGGGGGAATTCGCCGAGGCGTTCCCCGAAGGCCGCGGCCCGCTGGGCCCCCACCACCAGGATGAAGGGGATCTCGTCATCGAGACCCACCTCGTTCTGGAACCGGCCCCCCAGAGCCTTGGCGATGCGTCGCAGGCTGGTATCGACCACCCGGGCATCGGTCGGGGCCTTGGAACTGTTGGGCAGGAGGAGGTCGACCATCTTCTGGAGGGAAAGCATCCCAAGCACGTGTCCCTCCGCATCGAGCACGGGCAGCGTGCGGAGCCCGGGGCCCCGCATGCGGTCGAAGGCTTCACCAAAGGATTCATCCACCCCCGCACTGATGACTTCGCGCCGGGCAATCTGACCGGCGGTCGGGCGGACATCCATGACCAGCCTCGGTGCGTGAACCCCGGCCTGCTCGAGGGCAAAGGCGGTCCGGGCGTTGATCTCCCCACAGCGGGCGGCCTCCACGCCCGGCATCCCGGTGCGGCGGAGCAGGTCGGCGTAACCGATCGCCGAACAGATGGCGTCGGTGTCGGGGTTCTTGTGTCCGAT containing:
- a CDS encoding putative manganese-dependent inorganic diphosphatase, producing the protein MPTYVIGHKNPDTDAICSAIGYADLLRRTGMPGVEAARCGEINARTAFALEQAGVHAPRLVMDVRPTAGQIARREVISAGVDESFGEAFDRMRGPGLRTLPVLDAEGHVLGMLSLQKMVDLLLPNSSKAPTDARVVDTSLRRIAKALGGRFQNEVGLDDEIPFILVVGAQRAAAFGERLGEFPLERTILVTGNRPTIQKPAIDFGVRALIVTSGYEIEPNILAHAKAKGVAVLISPHDTATTTILIKCSKRVTHALQKDFVRFAPGDPIEKIRALAATTAVTLFPVVDESDQLVGVFSKSDLVNPPLTKLILVDHNEFGQAVNGVEQAEILEVLDHHRLGGNLVTREPIRFINEPLGSTSSLVAKQFRQRGLTPGPDIALCLATGVISDTLYLTSPTTTQEDRELLAWLGEVAGRDLKAYAERFFAEGSVLQVKTAAEVVRGDCKDFSEGGWKFAVAQVEELGLERFWARKAELQQALEALVGERKLDFACLFITDISQHVSVMLAAGEPRVIEAIDYPKLEGGVFELQGVVSRKKQLLPHLIGLLQGMTR
- a CDS encoding class II aldolase/adducin family protein; its protein translation is MNDILEKLTQLSHELGREERHLAILGEGNTSADLGDGTFLVKGSGSSLATMRPEQFSRVKKKEVLDFIDQPATEQEVQDFLQSCRVDASAPHPSVETFLHALCQEIGGAKWVGHTHTESMISILASQAGAQPFLRHIYPDVIVVCGRHIAVVPYVDPGLELARVVREELVRFKAKHGKGPKLVLMVNHGPVALGQTEKEVFNILLMADKWARALNGMAAWGGPKYLEESDSDRIDNRLDEHFRRKQILQQKS